Genomic window (Tepidisphaeraceae bacterium):
CAGTACCATGCGCCGCCGCTGATGACCGACACGTTGCCCCTATCCCGTTCCTCCATCCCGCGACCGCTGCGCACGATGCTCGACAACGGGCTCCTGCTGGTGCTGATCGTGGTGGCGGTGCTGGTGGGGCGGTTGGTGGACAACGAGGAACTCGTCGACCCGTACCGGGCCAACGTCATCCTTCGCATCGGCATCACGATCGTGCTGGCGGTCAGCCTGCAGCTCATCAACGGCATCAGCGGGCAGTTCTCGCTCGGACACGCCGGGTTCATGGCGGTCGGCGCCTACCTCGGTGGCTACGCGACGCTGGCCTACGGCGCCGCGACCAACGCCGATGACGAGACGATCGACTTCCAGCGGCCCGCGGCGATGGCCGGCTTCTTCGCGTGCCTGATCCTCTGCGCGGTCGTAGCAGCAGCGGTGTTGTACGGATTGTTCGCGCTCATCCGCCTGTCGCGCCGCCTGCATGGGTCGCTGCCACCGTTGCTGTTGCTGGCGGCGCTCGCGTGGCTGGTGTGGGATATTTCCAAGGCCTACCCGCTCGAGACCGTGCCGGCGTACCTTGTCTGGTCGCGCGGGTTCGCTGGCCTGAACGGCCTGTTCAGCTGGATGATCGAGGCGATGCAATCGCCGACGGGCCGGATCGATGGACTGCTGCCGACCGCGGCCCGCGAGCCGCTGGCGATGTTCATGTCGCTGCTGGGCGGTGGCGTGTGCGCGGCGATGGTGGGCTTCATCGTCGGCCTGCCCACGCTGCGGTTGCGCGGCGACTACCTGGCGATCGCCACGCTGGGTTTTGCCGCCATCATCAACGTCGTCATCTTCAATACGCAGGCGCTCGGTGGCGCGATCGGCCTGCAGGTGCCGACGTACTTCGCGATGAATGACGACGACGTGCCGATCCGCTTCATCGCGCCGTGGGTCTTTGCGGCCGTCATCATCACGACGGCGGTCGTGTGGCGGCTGGCGCGATCGCCGAAGGGCCGCGCGATCGTCGCCGTGCGCGAGGACGAGATCGCCGCTGCCGCCACGGGCATCGACGTCACGCACCACAAGGTGCTGGCGTTTGTCGTCGGTTCGTTCTTCGCGGGCGTGGCGGGGGCGCTGTTCGCCCATTTGTACGGTTACATCAACACGGGATCGTTCGAACTCGTGCGGTCGATCGAACTGGTCATCATCGTCACGATCGGCGGGCTTGGCAGCATTCCGGGCGCAATCATCGCTGCGATCGTGCTGACGTGGCTGCCCGAGTTCCTGCGCGACCCCACGAGCTGGCTGGCGCTGTTCGCGAGGCCGTTCGGCGTGGCGTCGGCCGACGAGCTAAACCTGTCGCCCTGGCTGACCGACCGGCTGGCCCAAGTGGGCGATTACCGGCTGGTGATCTACGCGCTGCTGCTGATCCTGATCATGATCGCCCGCGCCAAGACCGGCAACCGCAACTGGCTGCCAAGGCGCCGCCCGCGACCGGCGGCCGCGGCGCCGGTGGCCACGGGACAATCGCTGCCCTAACGTTGCCGTCGGCCTTCTCGCGGTCGCCCGCCTTGCCTGTCATCTCGAAGGGAGCGACAGCGACCTGAGGGATCACGACTGACTGACGGTGCGGGCTGTGGGAGATCCCTCAGGTCGCTACCGCTCCCATGGGGATGACACGTGGAGAAGCGAGCGTTAGGCTCGGGGTTCTTTAGCTACGCGTTCCACACGACCGAATCGCACCCGCGTGATACGATTCCCAGCCTCACTATGACGCGCGCCCCGCTACTTATCGATGATGATGCCCCACCGATCGCGAACTGGATCGACCGGTTGGCGTTGTTGATTGCGTTGGCGATCGTCGTCGCCCGCTGCACGATGCTGGAGACGATCCGCGAGCCCCTGGAGATCGCAGCCGGCGGTGAAGCGGTGCCGCGCGGTGCGGGGGCCACCAGCGCGCTGGTGCTTAGCATGCTGGCGGTCGTGCCGGCGATGCTCGTGCTGCTTCGGCGGGTGATTGATCCGACATTCATCATCAGCCGCTCGTTCGCGCTGCTCGGCCTGCTGTTGCTGGGCGGCTGGGCGATCGCCAGCGCGCTCTGGGCGGCCGACGCGTTCCTGGCAGTTGTGTCGGCGGTCAACTGGCTGTCGGCGATGACCCTTGCATGGGCGGTCGCGCAGCTCGTGCGAACGGAGAAGCGAGCCCGCATTGTCGCGGGCGTGGGCGTCGGGCTGCTCTTGATCTTCATCACGCAGGCGGCGTTCTACCGCTTCGCTGAACTACCGGCACTACGGGACAACGTCGCTGAAAACCGCGCGAAGATCCTTGCCGACCGCGGATGGACGGAAGATTCGTTCGAGGCGCGGCAGTTCCTTCAGAAGATCTACAACGGCGAGATGGTCGGCTTCAGCGCCTCGGCCAACACGTTTGCGGCGCTGCTGGTCGTCACCATCATCCTCACGATCGGCCTAGCGCTGCAGCGCACGGGCGAGGGGTCGGGAAAGCTGACCGAGCGACTGAGAAGCTGGACGCTGCTACTGGCCATTCCGATCCTGTGCGGCTGCATCGTCATCTGGCTGACGCACAGCCGGGCCGCCATCGGCACGCTGCTGCTGGCGGGCATGGCGTACGCGTTCGTTGCGCTTCTGGGCCCACGATTGCGCACGCTACACAAGCCGCTGTTCGCGTTGGGCGTGCTGGTGGCGATCAGCGCGGTCGCGGTCATCATCTGGCGTGGCACGACGACCGGCACGCTCTTCCACGACAGCCTCACCTTCCGCTGGCGCTACTGGCTCGGTGGCTTCCGCGTCTTCACCGAACACCCAATCCTCGGTGTCGGCTGGGAAAACTTTGGCCCGCATTACTTGGGCCAGCGCCTGGCGATCGCGTCCGAAGAGGTCCGCGACCCGCACAACCTCATCGTACGCCTGTTCGTCGAACTGGGCCTCATCGGTGGCGCGCTGGGTGTGCTGGCGATCGGCCGACTGATATGGGAGATGACGCGCCCCGCGGCTCGGCTGACTGACGAGTCGGCCACCGTCACGCCACCACCGCCACCACCGGCCGATGATGCGGATCAACCGCAGACGTCGCTGCTGTCGATGCTGATCGTCCCGGTCATGATCGCGGCCAGCGCGATGGTGCTGAACGCGATGGCCTCGATCGACTTGAACCAGTCGGCCGACTACATCGACTACGAGCTGCGCAAACGACTGCTGTACGGCGTGATGCTGACGCTCGGCCTGCTCGCCGGCACGCTGGCTCGCCACGACGTGGTCGCGCGCCACGGCGGCTGGGTGCGCACGGCGCTGGTGATCGCGACGCTGCTGTTCCTGCTGCAGAACCTGATCGACTTCTCGATGTTCGAGTCCAGCGGCATGTTCGTGTTCGCGCTGCTGGCCGGTAGCGCGGTGGGCATAAGCACCGGCGCGATGTCAGCGGTCTCGCGCAACGCGGCGTCTTTCGTGCGGCGGATCGTGCCGCTTGGCATTGCTGCGGTCGTGTGGCTGGTCTTGCTGTTCGCGATCGTGATGCCGATCGGCCTGTCGGAAGGCGACGCCATCACCGCGGGCGAACTGCGACGGCTTGGCCGTCCCGGCGCCGCCGACCTGTACGGCCAAGCCTATGACCGCGTCTCCTACAACGCCGACTACGCCTACCAGACCGCCCGTTCGCTGTTGGACGAGCGAGAGCCCATCGGGCCGTTCCGCGCTTGGATCGACCGCGCGATCGCGACCAACCCGATGAGCGTGAAATCGTTGCTGCTGTCGGCACGGGTGGAAGCCCAGTTGCCCGAGCCGAACGTCGAACGCCTGCAACACGGGTACGACCGGGCCGTGGAGATCGACCCACAAGCGGTTGAGATGAGGCTGGAGTACGCCGAGGCCCTCATCCGTTTCAGCCAACCTCAGCAGGCGGTCGAACAGATGCGGCTCGCACTGGCGGCGAACGCGGGCCTGTCCCCCGACGAACCGAAGCGCCTGCCGATTGAACAGGTCGCGGCGATCGAGCGGCGGATCGCCGAACTGTCTGCGGCGCCGGCGGCAGCGCCGTAATTCCCTTCCTACGCCGGTGCAATAAAAAGGCCCGCCCGTGCATTGCTGCACGGGCGGGCCGTCGTTGGTCGGATCGCTAAACGAACTATTCGTCGTTGGTCGGGCCGACGGCGAGGATCCAGAGCTTGGCGAACGCCATCACCTGCTGCTTGGTGAGCTTGTTGGCGTTCAGGTGGTAGGTGACCTTGCTGCCGGTCACGGTCTCGCCGGACATCTGGTCGACGTACTCGACGGTGCCGGTGAGGCTGGGCACGCTGTTGTCGACGGCGAAGAAGGCATCTTCACTGGCATCAGGCGCGAAGGCAGCGGCCTCGCCACTGGCGGGGGTGTTGGCCTCCTCGTTCCAGCGGAGGTTAAACTCGTACTGGCCTTTGCCGTTGCTGGCGCGGTTGGCGTCTTCCACCCACTTGATCGTGCCGGTGACCGTGTCGGTGACTTCCTTCCCGTCGGCAGTGTAGCTGAACTTGATGCCGTCGGTGAGGTAGTTGCCGGTCTCGTAGTCGTAGTCGAGCCGACCGTTGACGGTCGTGCGCGGGTAGCTGTTGGCCGGGCCCTTGGCGAGCGTGATGCTCTCGAAACGCATCGGGTCGACGCGCTGCACGGTCTTGGTCACTTCCTTGCCACCCACGATTCGCTTGTAGGTGTAGCTGGTGAGGCCTTCCTTCTTCTCGGCCTTACCGATCAGCTTCCCGTCGAACTTGTCCTGGAAGCCCTGGGCCGCACCCATCGTGTCGACCGCAATGCGCAGCGGGCGGTCGTCCTTCACGTCGCCTTGCAGGATGAAGGCGCCGGTGTTGGTGTCGATCGGCACCACGCCGACCCACTTGCCGACCGTGCGCTTCTGCGAGAGGTTGTTGGGGTTCAGCACGATCAGGTTCAGGTCGAACGTGAGCTTGGCGTCCTGCTTTTTGCGACCGAGCACGTTCGTGTACAGGTTGGGCTGGCGGTTGACCTCGCCGCTGAACTGCGAGGTCTGGGCGACGGTGAGATTCACGTCGTACTTGTCGACCGCGCCGACCGCCGCCGAGCCGGCGCGCAGGTCGCCGGAGCTGTCGAGGTTCGTGCGGGTGTTGAACTGGATGTCCATCGTGCCGGAGATGGCATCCTTCATCTCGGTCGGCACTGCGGCGCCACCGGCGGCCGCGGGTTGGGTTTGGGCGCCGACGAACGCCGGTGCCAGGGCCAGCGACGTGGCCGCGATAAGCGTAGCGAACTTCACCATCATGCGAGTCCTCCTTCTGTTGGGATATTGCGGATTGAAACATGAGTCGCGCCGCGAGGGAAGAGGGCACGCGTTATAAAGCGAGACTTGGGTTGGAGGCGATGGAAAGCGCCGCCACGGCAGTGGCGGGGTGTTGAGGGAAGAATGGTTGTGAATGTTGGTCGTGGTCCGGTTGAAGCGACTCCTGTACACTCTCGCCGTGTCGACCGCGCAACCCTTCTCTACATCATCGTCACCGTCGTCGTCATTACTGCGTGCGCTCGTGTGGGCGGTATTTTTAGGGGTGTCGTGGACGTGGTGCATCGGCATGTTCCTGCCGGTGTTGCTCGTGCGCGATTACGGGACGGTCGCCTGGTGGGTGTTCGCGGTGCCGAATGTAATCGGGGCGGCGGCGATGGGGTCGGTACTGTCGCGCCAGGGGCACAGCCTGGACATGACCGCATCGCACCGGTCGGCGTGCGTGGCGTTCTCGATCGTCACCATCGCGTTTCACTTGCTGTTTGTCGTCGTTCTCGTGCAACTGGCGCCACCAGCGTCCAACTGGGCCACCAGCGCCGGGCTCTTCCTGCTGTTCACACTGCTCGGCGCGTGGCGGCGGGGCATCGACCTGTTCTGGGCGGCGCTTGTCTGGGTCATCTCGGTCGCGCTGCTGGCGATCGTTTACCGCAATCGACCCGACGCGATCGAAGGCGCGCCCGGCGCGATCGTCGCGGGGCGCGATCTGGCGTTTCTCACGCCCGTCATCCTCTTCGGCTTCCTGCTCTGCCCGTACCTCGATCTGACGTTTCATCGCGCCCGCAAGGCGCTGCAACCGCTCGCGGCGCGCACCGCCTTCACGCTTGGCTTTGGCGTTTTCTTCCTTGCGATGATCGTCGGCACGCTGATCTACGCCAAGGCGTTGCCCGGCATCCTCAGTGGCACCGCGGCCACGGTCGGCACCACCGTCGCCGCCGCCCTTGCGCTGCACATGGGACTGCAGACCGGCTTTACCATCGCGGTGCACGGGCGGGAGGCGAAGGGCGTCCTAAGGTGGGGCGTGATGCCGATCCTGCTGGCGGCGGCGATCGTCGGCGCGATGTACGCCGTCTTTTCGCGCAACGCCGACGACAACGGGATGAACGTTTTCGAAGGCAGCTACCGCGTCTTCATGGCGTTCTACGGGCTCGTCTTCCCAGCCTACGCCTGGATCTGCATGCTGCCCACGTGGCGCCGGCCAATGCCACCGACGCGCCGGATGGTGATCGTGTGGCTGCTGGCGATGCTCGTCGCGGCGCCGATGTTCTGGATTGGCTTTATCGATCGCCGCGAGATCTGGCTGCTGCCGGGCATTGCCGTCGTGCTGCTGGCGCGACTGGCGGTTCCCAAGCAGCCACCGACCCTTGTCCCGGACGAACCGGCGACCTGAGACAAACCTATGACCAACACCGACGAAATCTCGATCAAAACCGACCGCCTGACCGCATTTCTGGACCGCCACAAGCTGGACGGTGTGTGGCTGCAGAACCGCAACAACTTCGCCTGGATCACCGGCGGGCGCGACAACCACATCGCCAACAGCACGCCCGTGGGCGTCACCGCGGTCTTCGCGACGCGCGATCGGCGCGTCTGCTTCGCCAACAGCATCGAGGCGCCGCGCATGCGCACCGAGGAACTGGTCGACACGGACCTCGAGACGATCGACTTCCCCTGGTACGACCGCAACGCCGCCAAGATCGTCATCAGCCAATCGCTGGGCGGCAAGCGCGTGGCGGCCGACACCGACACCACCGGCTTGAACCTCCAGCCGCTGCCCGACGACTTCGCCGAACTGCGCTGGTCGCTGACCGATGCCGAGATTACCCGCTATCGCGACGGCGCCGCCCGCGTCAGTCGCGCGATGGAGTCGGCATGCCGCGAGGTTGAACGCGGTATGACGGAGCACGAGATCGCCGGCCTGCTCGATCATCACGTGCACGCGCAAGGGGCTAATCCCACGGTAACGCTGATCGCCGCCGACGAGCGGATCTGCCGGTACCGCCATCCGATTCCGACGAATAGCCGCCTTGCGCGTTACGTCATGCTGGTATCGTGCGCCGAGTTCGGCGGGCTCATCTCGTGCATGACGCGCTTCGTGCATTTCGGGCCCATGTCGGATGAGTTGAAGAAGAAGCATCACGCGATCTGCCAGGTGGATGCCGCCGTCAACCTCGCGACCAAGCCCGGCCGCACGCTGGGCGAGATCTTCACCGACCTGCAGAAGGCCTACGCCGACCATGGCGGCGCCGACCAGTGGAAGCTGCACCACCAGGGCGGCAGCACCGGCTACGCCGGCCGCGAGGTCGTCGCCAACCCCAGCAGCGACGTGAAAGTGGTCGACAACCAAGCCTTCGCATGGAACCCCTCCATGGTCGGCGTAAAGTGCGAAGACACCGTCCTCTGCACGCCCAGCGGCATCGAAGTTCTGACCGCCCACAGCGAAAGCTGGCCCACGATCACCGGCGAGTTCAACGGCCAATCGCTCCGCCGGGCGGACATGCTGGTTCGGTAGGGATTGCCGCGGTTGCACGTAACTCGTACAGTGC
Coding sequences:
- a CDS encoding O-antigen ligase family protein, whose amino-acid sequence is MTRAPLLIDDDAPPIANWIDRLALLIALAIVVARCTMLETIREPLEIAAGGEAVPRGAGATSALVLSMLAVVPAMLVLLRRVIDPTFIISRSFALLGLLLLGGWAIASALWAADAFLAVVSAVNWLSAMTLAWAVAQLVRTEKRARIVAGVGVGLLLIFITQAAFYRFAELPALRDNVAENRAKILADRGWTEDSFEARQFLQKIYNGEMVGFSASANTFAALLVVTIILTIGLALQRTGEGSGKLTERLRSWTLLLAIPILCGCIVIWLTHSRAAIGTLLLAGMAYAFVALLGPRLRTLHKPLFALGVLVAISAVAVIIWRGTTTGTLFHDSLTFRWRYWLGGFRVFTEHPILGVGWENFGPHYLGQRLAIASEEVRDPHNLIVRLFVELGLIGGALGVLAIGRLIWEMTRPAARLTDESATVTPPPPPPADDADQPQTSLLSMLIVPVMIAASAMVLNAMASIDLNQSADYIDYELRKRLLYGVMLTLGLLAGTLARHDVVARHGGWVRTALVIATLLFLLQNLIDFSMFESSGMFVFALLAGSAVGISTGAMSAVSRNAASFVRRIVPLGIAAVVWLVLLFAIVMPIGLSEGDAITAGELRRLGRPGAADLYGQAYDRVSYNADYAYQTARSLLDEREPIGPFRAWIDRAIATNPMSVKSLLLSARVEAQLPEPNVERLQHGYDRAVEIDPQAVEMRLEYAEALIRFSQPQQAVEQMRLALAANAGLSPDEPKRLPIEQVAAIERRIAELSAAPAAAP
- a CDS encoding branched-chain amino acid ABC transporter permease — its product is MTDTLPLSRSSIPRPLRTMLDNGLLLVLIVVAVLVGRLVDNEELVDPYRANVILRIGITIVLAVSLQLINGISGQFSLGHAGFMAVGAYLGGYATLAYGAATNADDETIDFQRPAAMAGFFACLILCAVVAAAVLYGLFALIRLSRRLHGSLPPLLLLAALAWLVWDISKAYPLETVPAYLVWSRGFAGLNGLFSWMIEAMQSPTGRIDGLLPTAAREPLAMFMSLLGGGVCAAMVGFIVGLPTLRLRGDYLAIATLGFAAIINVVIFNTQALGGAIGLQVPTYFAMNDDDVPIRFIAPWVFAAVIITTAVVWRLARSPKGRAIVAVREDEIAAAATGIDVTHHKVLAFVVGSFFAGVAGALFAHLYGYINTGSFELVRSIELVIIVTIGGLGSIPGAIIAAIVLTWLPEFLRDPTSWLALFARPFGVASADELNLSPWLTDRLAQVGDYRLVIYALLLILIMIARAKTGNRNWLPRRRPRPAAAAPVATGQSLP
- a CDS encoding M24 family metallopeptidase gives rise to the protein MTNTDEISIKTDRLTAFLDRHKLDGVWLQNRNNFAWITGGRDNHIANSTPVGVTAVFATRDRRVCFANSIEAPRMRTEELVDTDLETIDFPWYDRNAAKIVISQSLGGKRVAADTDTTGLNLQPLPDDFAELRWSLTDAEITRYRDGAARVSRAMESACREVERGMTEHEIAGLLDHHVHAQGANPTVTLIAADERICRYRHPIPTNSRLARYVMLVSCAEFGGLISCMTRFVHFGPMSDELKKKHHAICQVDAAVNLATKPGRTLGEIFTDLQKAYADHGGADQWKLHHQGGSTGYAGREVVANPSSDVKVVDNQAFAWNPSMVGVKCEDTVLCTPSGIEVLTAHSESWPTITGEFNGQSLRRADMLVR